A stretch of the Capsicum annuum cultivar UCD-10X-F1 chromosome 8, UCD10Xv1.1, whole genome shotgun sequence genome encodes the following:
- the LOC107856052 gene encoding GTP-binding protein At2g22870, whose amino-acid sequence MFVTHLPKIFFYPKPKIIITSALLPKSKTTPLSHFSSVTSAANTLLQQTPDLQIKNLEIERVQEKPHFEISVEKLFFPPDTDVSSGSRPLSSRILKGSNIVLSKYAGDAQVEQAEFVKSSVETEECPSDGLPEFALVGRSNVGKSSLLNSLVRRKKLALTSKKPGKTQCINHFRINNSWHLVDLPGYGYAAAPHEVRTDWAKFTKDYFLNRPNLVSVFLLIDASIPAKRIDLEYASWLGENKIPMTIVFTKCDKRKKKKNGGKRPEENLQDFLELIKKFFQTAPPWIMTSSVTNQGRDEILLHMSQLRNYWLKH is encoded by the exons ATGTTTGTCACTCATCTTCCAAAGATTTTCTTCTACCCAAAACCCAAGATTATCATCACTTCAGCACTCTTACCCAAATCCAAAACGACCCCACTTTCCCATTTTTCATCCGTCACTTCAGCCGCCAACACACTCCTTCAACAAACACCAGATTTACAAATCAAGAATTTGGAAATTGAACGTGTTCAAGAAAAACCCCACTTTGAAATTTCAGTTGAAAAGTTATTCTTCCCACCTGATACTGATGTTTCTTCTGGTTCAAGGCCTTTGAGTAGTAGGATTTTGAAAGGGTCAAATATTGTGCTTAGTAAGTATGCTGGTGATGCTCAAGTAGAGCAAGCTGAGTTTGTGAAAAGTAGTGTGGAGACTGAGGAGTGTCCTTCTGATGGGTTGCCTGAGTTTGCTCTTGTTGGGAGGTCCAATGTGGGAAAATCTTCTTTGCTCAATTCACTTGTCAGAAGGAAAAAGCTTGCTCTTACTTCCAAGAAACCAG GAAAGACACAATGCATCAACCATTTCCGGATAAACAATAGCTGGCATCTTGTGGATTTACCTGGCTACGG ATATGCAGCTGCACCACATGAAGTACGAACAGATTGGGCCAAGTTCACCAAAGATTATTTCCTAAACCGACCAAACCTTGTTTCAGTCTTCCTCCTCATAGATGCTAGCATTCCTGCAAAAAGGATTGATCTTGAATATGCAAGTTGGCTGGGAGAGAATAAG ATCCCAATGACAATAGTTTTTACCAAGTGTGATAaacggaaaaagaagaaaaatggaggaaaaaggCCCGAAGAGAACTTGCAGGATTTTCTGGAGTTGATAAAGAAGTTCTTCCAAACTGCACCACCTTGGATTATGACCAGTAGTGTCACCAACCAAGGCCGAGACGAGATACTGTTGCACATGTCCCAGCTGCGAAACTATTGGCTCAAGCATTGA